Genomic window (Aethina tumida isolate Nest 87 chromosome 4, icAetTumi1.1, whole genome shotgun sequence):
TTTTGACTTGACTTCCTCTTGTGGCTcctaaaaattatcttaattaatttcacataGTCAATTTATTTTGGAGTAAATTACCTTATTTTCCTTTTCAGGCACTGATACTGGTATCGCTGGAGGATTCAATGACTTCTCCAGTTCTTCCACAGTTGAATATtcgattatcaattttttaccaTTGCCTATCGGCCAATGTACGCCATGCAACGCGTTCCTAGTTGCCTCTGCGTCTCTGTAAgcacataaaatttagtacccAAGTTAATTTAGGCAATTTACAATAACTTACTCTTGTTTTTCATATCGAACGATGCACTTAGACTTAATTTTATCAGTCCAAAAGCCCTTCTCCTCGACAATCTTGCCCGTACGCTCCAGCAGCTCCTTGAGAGCCTTCAACGTGAAGGGCCTGACCAAATTGGAGATGTACAAGACTTCGCTGGGTGGATTTTTGGCCGGACTCGGCGGCGGTTTCAGTTTACTCGCCGTGTCATCCACAATGCTAATTTTCCTGTTCATCGCTATTATATTCTTGTCCACTACTATTGACTCAGCCCCATTGACCTCCTCACTCTCAGCTTCCACGATGTATTTCTCGGACGAATCGGATTTTTGATCGGATTCCCGCCTCTCGCTGATCTTCCTCGACCGACCTTCGGAATGTTGACTGTCTCGCCTGGAGACAGGCTCCAACTGCAGGTCACTCTCATTAACAAATTCCAAGTCTGGGCACACCTCTTTGAGTGACACCACATCTAATCTTTGGATTTCTGTCGGTTTTACTTTGGACAAGTCCACGTGGTTCCATTTAAAACGTTTCACGTTCGTCCCCTCTTCAGGTGTCTGCTCCTTTGATTCGTCAGAGGCAGTGGAATCGATAGTCTTGCGGACcagcttaatttttttggcGACCTTCTTAGGCTTGTCTGCTAAAGagataaaagtatattaataaacaatattcaaaGGAATAAATTTGAAGATAAATTACCTTGAGGCGCCTCTTGGAGTTCCTCAGATTTCCTTTTCCTGGTAAGCTCAACTTTCGCAGGAACTTCTGAAGGTTTTTCAGTCTTAGGAACATCTTTGTCTTTTGTGTCAGATAGTTTATCTTTAACTGCGCCCGTTTCAGCCTCATTTTTCACTTCAACTTCTTCATGACTTGAATTGGGCGCCTCGTTTTGCTGATCAGGTTCAGTTGCCTCTACATTTGCTTCATCTGGTACTTGCTGCTTCGTTTCTGCTGGCTCTGGTGTGGTTACTTCAGTGTCTTTTGGTTCTGAAGGAGTTTCAGAAACCTGCTCACTGGGTTTAGTTACACCACTGTCTGTTGTGGTTTCTTCTTGTGATACAACTTTTTCTTCACTCTTTGATTCAGAAACTGGCTCAACAGCTGACTCAGAAACTGGCTCAACTGCTGATTCAGAAACTGGCTCAACTGCTGATTCAGTTACAGGCTTAACTGCTGATTCAGTTACAGGCTTAACTGCTGATTCAGAAACAGGCTCAACTGGTGATTCAGAAACAGGCTCAACTGGTGATTCAGAAACAGGCTCAACTGGGGATTTTTCTTGCTCCTTAGGTAACTCAGGTTCAATCACCTGCTCTTCTTGCACCTTTGGTAACTGATCATTTTTAGGTTCCCCATTGTCAAGAGGAGTATGTGGTTCCTCACATACATTTTCTGTTTCATCTTGTTCTGGATTTGCTGTTTCATCTTGGGTTGATGAATTATTACTTTCTGATTTGTCATCATTGGCAGGTATGagagatttttcaacaataactGACTcagtttcagattttttatctGATGAATTATCACCTTGATCATATGTTGTTTCTTGTGAAACCTCAGATGATTCAATATTGCTTTCTGAATCAACAGAATCTGTAGCTGGTTCTTTGTGTTTAGATTTTTCTTCACTATCACTCTTTACAATTGTCTCTTTATCTTCATCTTTACTTTTCTCTATGTcacattcaattttttctggCTGACATTCACTTTGTTCACTTTCAATATTTGTACAATGTACACTAGAGGGTGACTGAGGCGTCACCTGCGTGGAAATTTCACTATATGTTTCTGTTTCCGGTTGGATATTTGAAGACATGTctgattttttacttttagacTTACCTTTTCCCTCCTCCTTGTTTTCCTCATTATCAGACTCCTCTCTTAATGGGGATATGCGTCCCCGCCCCCTTGTTCTTTTAACACTAGGCGTAGCTGGTTCAGTCTCAGATTTCTTTGACTTCCTGCCCCTGCGGGACTTAGTGCCCCCTTCCGGGCCGTCAAAGTCGACGTCTGCCGACTTAACTGACGCGGATCTCCTACCTTTTGACTTAGTGGAGGTTGTAGACTCCTCATCTGATGATTCAGTGTATTTTAAGTAAGGTCTCTTGCTTCTCGCTGATCTCCTAGACGTTGTCACTTCACTTTTGCCTTCGTCCGACTCGTAATCGGACTGTGTACTTTTAGTTTCTTCGACATCTTGAGGAACTTCCGTTTCGCTCTCGTCGTCCGACTTGGACACCGAACGGCGAGCGTTTCTTGTGCTGCGGCGTCCATTTTTCGATGGCTCGGTCTTTACTGGCGATTTTTTGCCACCTCTAGTGCTCTTACGACGCATCTTGAAAAGCGAAAATACGAAATTATTTAACTGCGGTACTGTTTGTAGGTTAGGGTCAATCAATCACTAGACGCCATTAAAGCCTTAGAATGCTTTGGACATTTTAAGAGAAAAGAGCGTTTTATACATCTGTTGTTTGTACCtaccattaattattttaggtaaTTTACAAGGTTATACCTATTAAATCTGGAATTAATATCTTTTCAAtacaaactgaaaaattttctGACCGCATCTGTCATGCGtacaataaaacagaaaacagATTAAATTCAGTTTAAGGTGTACCAAccgaaaactattaaaaataaacattactgAGTACGACTTGAGTGGTGACGTTGCCACGTTATGCTTAACGCCCCAATTGAGTAacgaaaactattaaaatatgaaaaatgtatctttaactttctaaaaaatgtgtaaaattgttCAGTTATTGCTTTATGAGTCTCGTTTTATtcaattcttaaataatttgtgtaataataatatatttttgctgATAACGGCAACGTCGCAATTAAGAGCGTTGAAAACCAAATGCTCAGGACCTAAACTCACCCCCACTAAAACGCAGAACCACAAAATTCAtgattcaaaataacaaaaaacattaattaaatgcgCCTGAAACCTGAAAAGGGTGCGCTACAATTTTATGGGTGGCAACTGAAAAATGACAAATCTCAAACACGACAATTCATGCGCACTGACAAAAGAacatggaaaaataaataagtgcgGTTCGTGTGCGTTTTCCCCGAAAGATTTTCTTCCAAAAAACACACCCGCAGGACGCAAGCAAACTGTTTTGGtgccaaataatttttagcgCTAGAAACCGGTGCCCGTAGAGTGACCAACTTGCCGCATTGTTTATCGGCCACAACTTGGTGACGTTTACTGTCAGGCTAcgtgtattttttaagtaaaaaccGATGTGCATGCCGAACAACTTGAGTTTATGTCGAAATTAAAGCCAAAATGAACACAGTTtccgtttatttttgtctttgcTCCATTGTCCTCACCGTCCGTGCATTTTATTTGCCGGGTCTTGCGCCAGTTAACTACTGCAAGGACGAAGAAAGCAAGTGCAAGGTAAATAAAAGACGCTTTAACTtgacagttttataaataaacaattgattttCCAGAAAACTGTTGAGCTCTTTGTCAACCGATTAAACAGCGAAGAATCAGTCATTCCATACGAATACAATCACTTTGACTTCTGTTTACCAAATGATGAAGAAAAATCCCCAGTGGAAAACTTGGGACAGGTCGTGTTTGGGGAGAGAATCAGGCCTTCACCTTATAAAGTTGATTTTATGAAGAATGTCTCTTGTGAGGTTGTCTGTACAAAGGAGTATGACAACTCCAAAAACCACTTACTGAGTGTTTTACGTAAGGGCATCAGCCTAAACTACCATCATCATTGGATCATGGATAACATGCCTGTTACATATTGTTATCAGACAGATGAAAGCAAACAATATTGCCAGACTGGCTTCCAAATGGGTTGTTACACAAAGAAAAACAGGGCAAATTGTATAGATCAGGTTAACACAGAGGATGGgcaagaaaaatattacatttacaatCATGTTGATTTGAGGGTAACATATCACTCAGGGGTGGATGAAGATTGGGGATCCAGTTTCAGGGAAAATGGTGGAAGGATTATATCAGTAAAAGTTGTTCCCAGATCCATTGACCATGAAGAGTAAGTAGGctttatcttatcttaattcacCATATCTGTGTAAATAAAGAGGCcagttcaattattattttttgttaaatataagtaattagAAATATGAATTAAGATTTACAATCAATTATTGTAATCTTATATCTAGAAGTGATTCAATAAAGATAATCAGTatcaaattgttttacaaCCAACCAACAAACAATCATTGTTTGgctgaaaacaataataagaATTACAGATTCAAATGTCGTAACAATAGCCCTGAAAATGTTATCATTACTTGCCAAGtgcttaaaattgattaaatatttataaaaaaagtatgtaaatatttaatgatcaattaaagaaattacaaatttaagtggtgttatattgatttttttatctaataaattaatatttatttttctaaatattaaaatcatgaCGTTTTgttattctattttacaatagaaatgaaatataaatttattagacaaATTACAAgtatattaagtattattttctgtttcacaaagcaaatttaatcataactcaatataatttttattgttgcagTAAACCATGCAGCAATCCAAATCCGAAACCGCTGAGCCTTCCGATGAAGGACCTAAAAAAGAAAGAGAAATTCTCGATAACCTACACGTACTCAGTGACGTTCGTCCAGGATAACACTGTGAAATGGTCGTCACGTTGGGACTACATCCTGGAATCCATGCCACACACCAACATCCAGTGGTTCAGCATTCTGAACTCTCTGGTGATCGTGTTGTTCCTGAGCGGCATGTTGGCGATGATCCTTCTCAGGACTTTGCACAAGGATATCGCTAGGTATAACCAAATAGACAACGGCGAGGACGCACAGGTACTATCACCCTGAAACCATCAAATATGTgacaaataattgttttgttaattaaacagGAGGAGTTTGGTTGGAAACTGGTTCATGGGGATGTGTTCCGGCCTCCTCGGAAGGGCATGCTCCTCTCCGTATTGCTTGGGTCCGGCGTCCAGGTCTTGTGCATGACTGTCGTCACCTTGGCCTTCGCCTGTCTGGGTTTCCTGAGTCCTGCCAATCGAGGTGCGTTGATGACCTGCGCCATTGTCCTGTACGTGTTGTTGGGCTCCCCAGCTGGATACGTTTCGGCCAGGATCTACAAGAGTTTCGGTGGTGAGAAGTGGAAGTCCAACCTCCTTCTTACTTCCATGCTTAGCTCCGGGTAAGTCCTAATTATGTTAGTTATGTGCTGAGGAAATTGTTCAACACTATGTTTATCTTGCAGGATCGTGTTTGGGTTGTTCTTCATAATGAATCTTGTTCTGTGGGGCAAGGGAAGTTCGGCAGCTGTGCCCTTCACCACCCTGTTGGGGCTGTTGGCGTTGTGGCTCTTGGTTTCGGTGCCGCTCACCTTCGTGGGTGCCTTCTTCGGCTTTAGGAAACGAGTAAGTATCAATTTCTGCGATATTTATGTCATATTTGATTACCGTTTCGTGTTTAAGGCTTTGGAGCACCCGGTGCGGACCAACCAAATACCAAGACTCATACCGGAACAGTCGATCTACACGAAGCCGATACCAGGAATTGTGATGGGCGGCGTCCTGCCCTTCGGCTGCATCTTCATCCAGCTCTTTTTCATCCTGAACTCGATCTGGTCCTACCAGATGTACTACATGTTTGGGTTCCTTTTCCTGGTTTTCATTATCCTTGTCATCACATGCGCAGAAACCACGGTGCTTTTGTGTTACTTCCACTTATGTGCTGAGGATTATCACTGGTGGTGGCGGTCGTATTTGACGTCGGGCTTCACGGCAGTTTACTTGTTCCTGTACTGTTGCCACTACTTCTACACCAAGCTCCAAATCGAGGATGCGGCCTCCGCCTTCCTCTACTTTGGTTACACCCTGATCATGGTGTTTTTGTTCAACCTCCTTACTGGCACGATAGGCTTCTTTGCTTGCTTCTGGTTCATCAGGAAGATATACAGTGTGGTCAAAGTCGACTAAACCTCGGTTGGGGTCGAGTTctatttttgtacataaacTGTGACTGATTATTTTTGACTTATTTTCGCTATTGCGAATTTAAGCCACTACTAACAATGAAAACACCcaactaaatttttgtatatataccaaataattattaagttagtaatttatattataatttcaccTAACTAAACAAATTCGTCGAAAGTTGCCTATTATTGTCAGTATTTGGAGTTGTGTACATAACAATCAGgtcatgatttttttttatataaagatcCGAAATTGTATgtgtaaataatcaaaaacagATTGGCACAGTTtcctttatacaatttattttagtattacaattattataatctttttaccagtgcaattaaaaattgtgtactttgattattttatatttattatgtaagattaaaaaatctataaataggAAATCCatgtatacataaaaaatgtgtgtgatttcatttgtaaaatagaataaattctattgtaaattaatgatttattttatctaaatatcaTACTGTAACTGTTATTATATTCTATTCCTTTGACAATAAACATTGCACAATCATAACGacttgattaaaattacaaattgtacttaatcttttatttaatagagtTGCAAATTTTTAGTCGTGTCATTTGAAACTTCCACTTTATCCTCaaggtttattaaattctattgaTTTAGCACGATTTTGCGTGAACacatttcaattcaattgtttttctGAATTAATTGTGTGCGTTACATTGAAACCGGCAATGTTACTCATAAACGATTGACAATGGAATTACGTaatacaaaactaaaaaatactcGAAACGtaatataatctaaaatagtaaattttgctaattaatttgctttaattaaatttgccaattactaattaaaaatatataaataaaaattaagcagAAGAATATGTTGAATTAAAGGTaagtattgtaaaaaataaattatatttattcacaacaatcgtataaagttaatttaaaacaattatcgagattaccaaaatttttcattaacattttgttacaaaattaaataatctgaaaataaattattttttaagttactttttaacataattttaataattcatttaagtaatagTAAAATTCTTTTGAAACGACTTATTTAGCCCTATACTCTTAGTCATCTCTTCTTATTTCTCTCGATCATGGTAACgccgaattataatttttcttacagttttacttcgaccaataattaaataattaattaatttaattaaaagtaatctataattttgtccattgaaataaaaaaaaacaattttttaaaaaataaaattaaatttatcagttgCATAGCAGATAGTACCGGCATCCAATTTAAGTAGTAccgctcatatttttaatacatttcatCATCTATCTGACTAATTAGTTTTGATTTGATAAATGAAATCTCTCTGCTACGGATCTGGCTCCCATtgaatttcataaatgtttttgCCTCGAAGGTCAGATAAAACGATTATTACAAAAACCATCGTAAATGATAACGttattaagcaattttataaatctcttCTGTTGTCGTCAACAATTAACATCAGTCCCAAATTGGTCAACCAACAAACCATGTGGGTAACATTATTTCTGTTGACCAGGTAACAACTCCACTTTTTGGACTAGCTAATCTTTAAACTTAACATTGTGTTGTGTCACCCAGGACTTCGCCAGGAGTGTGCTTGAACCCCAGAAGATGGAAGAGCACAATACGTAAAATAGACAAACTACTAATAGCGAACAGAGGCGAAATCGCTTGTCGAGTCATCAGAACAGCAAAAAGATTAGGTGTACGCACGGTTGCAGTTTACAGCGATGCTGACGAACAAGCTCTGCACGTTTCAATGGTCTGTATACCTAACTATTAGCACGATCAGGGACGTAttctatcaaattttaatcgcGACCTAGGCTGACGAAGCTTACAAAATTGGATCAGCACCGGTATCACAGAGTTACTTGAGGGGCGATAAGCTTTTAGAATTGGCTAAATTGTCGCAATGTCAAGCGATTCACCCCGGCTACGGATTCTTGTCGGAGAATGTGGAGTTCGCCGAAAAATGCCAGAGCAGCGACATCATCTTCATTGGTCCCCCAGCTTCAGCCATCAGAGACATGGGCATCAAAAGGTTTTCTCCTTACTCCTAACCATTGAAgacactaaatttattaattttagcacTTCCAAAGCTATAATGTCCCAAGCTGGCGTCCCCATCATCCAAGGCTACCACGGAGAAGATCAATCAATACTGAAACTAAAAGAAGAAGCCCAAAGAATAGGCTTCCCCGTCATGATAAAAGCCGTGCGTGGAGGTGGCGGTAAAGGTATGCGAATTGCCAATTCGGAGCAAGATTTCGAGGAAGCACTGGAGTCTGCCAAGACCGAGTCTCAAAAAGCTTTCGGCGATTCAGTTGTTTTACTCGAAAAATTTGTCGGTGAACCAAGACACGTAGAAGTTCAAGTCTTCGCCGACACCCACGGTAACGCAGTCCATTTGTATGAGAGGGACTGTTCGGTGCAAAGAAGACATCAGAAGATCATTGAAGAGGCACCAGCAGTAAGTATTTGTTactgtagttttatttggggTTATAGCAGACAATAATTTTAGCCAGGTTTGTCTTCAGAATTAAGACATGAACTGGGAATGGCGGCTGTGCGGGCTGCAAAGGCTGTGGGTTATGTGGGGGCTGGCACTGTTGAGTTTATCTTGGATAAAAACACACACGCCTTCCACTTTATGGAGATGAACACCAGGTTGCAAGTGGAGCATCCCATCACCGAGATGATCACCGGTAAATACCCACCTATATCACTTCAACAAAGTTTCTCAACGTTGTTGTTCAAGGTACTGATTTGGTGGAGTGGCAGATCAAAATAGCTTCGGGCGAAGAACTCCCAGTAAAACAAGAAGACATACCACTAAGGGGACACGCTTTTGAAGCCAGGATATATGCAGAAAACCCACGTGGTGGTTTCTTACCTGGGGCTGGACCTTTGTTGTACCTTCAGACGCCAGAAGCATCCACTGATGTCAGAATAGAAACAGGTGTACGTCAAGGGGATCAAGTGTCGGTGCATTATGATCCCATGATTGCCAAACTGGTTGTTTGGGGTCAAGACAGAAGCGAAGCCTTGTCTAAACTAACTAGCAAGCTTTTGGATTATAACGTAAGTTGTCTAcctcattattaataattatgcatCAATTAGTGGTTTTTCAGATTGCTGGATTGGAAACCAACgtaaattttttgttggaTTTGGCCAAACATCCGGAATTTGCCTCCGGAAACGTGCACACCAACTTCATCAAGGATCATTTCGACAGTTTATTCAGTGATGACACGCCAAGCaatgttcaaattattcaagCTGCTTTAgctaaagaacttaaagatAAAGAGAAGGATTTACAGAAGGCACGACAGACCAACGATCAATATAACCCATTTGTTTTAGAATCTTGTTTCAGAGTCAACCACAAATTAGTACGCGATGTTAAGTTATCATTTAAAGATGTTGGTAAGAGTATTTGTCTATattgatgttaaaaataatcatttaatctTTGTAGAGCATGttgtaaagataaaaaatacagaTGTCGATAGTTATGAAGTATCTTTGGATGGTGGTAAAACTTGGAGCTCCGTCAGTGGTGAATTGGTACTTCAAGATGGCAGAGACGTTTTAAAAGCCACCATAAATGGAATAAAGAGTAAAGTCACTGTGTTTAATGATGAAACCACTCTTTCAGTTTTCCATGACGTAAGTAGCTAACGATATGATAAGCTTCGACTATAATTTCCTTTATCTTATGCCCCATTAagcataattattacttatatatgtacttatttttaaaacaaaatgttaccttattaaacaattacagaAGGGAAAGACGGAATTTTCTTTGTATCAACCGAAATTCATCACCGAACAAGACACAGAATCCTCCGGGGGTGCCCTGAACAAAGCGGTGACACCAATGCCTGGAGTTCTGGATAAACTCCTGGTGAAGGCTGGAGATTTGGTGAAAAAGGGTGATTCTTTGTTCGTTTTGATCGCCATGAAGATGGAGTATGTCGTGAAGGCTAACAGAGACGCCAAAGTTGCCAGTGTGAATTTTAAAGTTGGTGATAACGTCCCAAAGGACGCAACCGTTGTTCAGTTTGAAGAGGACGAACAAAAATAATCTCATTTCTgatgtatttgatttttatcttgaatatatttttatatagtatgagttttatttttataaggaaTTGTCATATGgagtaattattgtatttaaatgatgCTCAGATAAGTTTTATCTTCAATTGTGGAAGGAAATTCTcagattttaaatcaatcataTTATCACAtctattataaagtttatcaacaacaaattggataataattataaaaatatatgaacaaaGGTATAATAGATTAACACTTTTGATAAAACATGAGTCAGAACGGTGTTGAGgcttgataaataatttttgctaTTAGAATGAGCCAATTCCATACAAAATGAGCACCaatcattgataatttaa
Coding sequences:
- the LOC109599530 gene encoding methylcrotonoyl-CoA carboxylase subunit alpha, mitochondrial isoform X1, whose translation is MWVTLFLLTRTSPGVCLNPRRWKSTIRKIDKLLIANRGEIACRVIRTAKRLGVRTVAVYSDADEQALHVSMADEAYKIGSAPVSQSYLRGDKLLELAKLSQCQAIHPGYGFLSENVEFAEKCQSSDIIFIGPPASAIRDMGIKSTSKAIMSQAGVPIIQGYHGEDQSILKLKEEAQRIGFPVMIKAVRGGGGKGMRIANSEQDFEEALESAKTESQKAFGDSVVLLEKFVGEPRHVEVQVFADTHGNAVHLYERDCSVQRRHQKIIEEAPAPGLSSELRHELGMAAVRAAKAVGYVGAGTVEFILDKNTHAFHFMEMNTRLQVEHPITEMITGTDLVEWQIKIASGEELPVKQEDIPLRGHAFEARIYAENPRGGFLPGAGPLLYLQTPEASTDVRIETGVRQGDQVSVHYDPMIAKLVVWGQDRSEALSKLTSKLLDYNIAGLETNVNFLLDLAKHPEFASGNVHTNFIKDHFDSLFSDDTPSNVQIIQAALAKELKDKEKDLQKARQTNDQYNPFVLESCFRVNHKLVRDVKLSFKDVEHVVKIKNTDVDSYEVSLDGGKTWSSVSGELVLQDGRDVLKATINGIKSKVTVFNDETTLSVFHDKGKTEFSLYQPKFITEQDTESSGGALNKAVTPMPGVLDKLLVKAGDLVKKGDSLFVLIAMKMEYVVKANRDAKVASVNFKVGDNVPKDATVVQFEEDEQK
- the LOC109599530 gene encoding methylcrotonoyl-CoA carboxylase subunit alpha, mitochondrial isoform X2, producing the protein MFLPRRSDKTIITKTIVNDNVIKQFYKSLLLSSTINISPKLVNQQTMTSPGVCLNPRRWKSTIRKIDKLLIANRGEIACRVIRTAKRLGVRTVAVYSDADEQALHVSMADEAYKIGSAPVSQSYLRGDKLLELAKLSQCQAIHPGYGFLSENVEFAEKCQSSDIIFIGPPASAIRDMGIKSTSKAIMSQAGVPIIQGYHGEDQSILKLKEEAQRIGFPVMIKAVRGGGGKGMRIANSEQDFEEALESAKTESQKAFGDSVVLLEKFVGEPRHVEVQVFADTHGNAVHLYERDCSVQRRHQKIIEEAPAPGLSSELRHELGMAAVRAAKAVGYVGAGTVEFILDKNTHAFHFMEMNTRLQVEHPITEMITGTDLVEWQIKIASGEELPVKQEDIPLRGHAFEARIYAENPRGGFLPGAGPLLYLQTPEASTDVRIETGVRQGDQVSVHYDPMIAKLVVWGQDRSEALSKLTSKLLDYNIAGLETNVNFLLDLAKHPEFASGNVHTNFIKDHFDSLFSDDTPSNVQIIQAALAKELKDKEKDLQKARQTNDQYNPFVLESCFRVNHKLVRDVKLSFKDVEHVVKIKNTDVDSYEVSLDGGKTWSSVSGELVLQDGRDVLKATINGIKSKVTVFNDETTLSVFHDKGKTEFSLYQPKFITEQDTESSGGALNKAVTPMPGVLDKLLVKAGDLVKKGDSLFVLIAMKMEYVVKANRDAKVASVNFKVGDNVPKDATVVQFEEDEQK